The genomic region GGGGCTGTAGTGAAGAGTGTCACTCATCCGAGGGACAGCTTTCGATCCGTGGATAGCACAAATTCAGGGCACGTGAATAACAGCCCGAGATACCGGGTGAAGCTGAAAGGAAAGAAGTTCGTCAAACTCTGCAGCTTTGTACCGGAGGAAGTGGCTGCAGACTTGCAGGCCTGGGTGGAAGGCTGGCTGATCAAGAAGCCAGAGCCTTCCACTGCAAAATATGGTGAGTCAATGAAGGCCTAGGATTCCTCCTGGTCTTTATTGTCTTCAGATATTTCCTCAAGGACCTCCACCTTGCATGGGACGACTCCATCCTTATAAAAGGCAAGTTTCTCATTTTTGGACATGCCGACAGCGACGTCGATGATACGTCCTGGCTTGTAGGGACCTCGGTCATTGATGCGAAGAATGCTGGATTTGCCATTCTTCAGATTGGTGACACGAACCATAGTGCCCATTTTGAGCTTCTTATGGGCAGCCGTAGGTTTGAAATTGCAGAACTTTTCACCAGAGGCGGTAGCGGTTCCATAGTTAGTCTTCACGGAGTACCAGGACATCTTGCCTGTCTCCGTCTTCACGACCTTGTATTTTCCGTTGATCAACTCCTCATCCGAAGAGGTGCTGGTGAGAGAACTGTTGGCGCAGCTGACGCAAATTAGGGGGAACAACAGCATGAGGATTCGAATAGTCATCTTGTTTTGCTTGTAGTTCAGATAGAAAGAATTGGAGCTTTGTATCCAATGTCAGGATGCCCGTTTAGATTTCTGGGATGGCTGGATCAAGCACCAAATTCCCTCTGTCTGTGTCTGTATGAAAAAAAGCCCGCCAGATAAGTGGCGGGCTTAGGGAAAAAGATATTGGCTTATGAGCCTTACTCTTCGGTCTTCTTCGCGGCCTTCTTAGCGGCTTTCTTAGCGGCTTTCTTAGCGGCTTTCTTAGCGGCTTTCTTAGCGGCTTTCTTGGCCGCTTTTTTCTTTGGCTCACGTGGCGGGAAGTCAAAGTTCGGGCGAGCATTTTCGAAATCGTAGATCAGGAAGGCCTTAAATTTACGCTTTGTGCGGTTGGAGACAAAGTCGGTCATCAAGGATGACTTCTCGCCATTGAATAGCTTGATGGCATCCTCACGGGAGATCTCCTGCTGCAGCATGACCTTGGAAAGTTTGAGTCCATTCGGCGCCTTGTTGTTCTTGAAGGAAGGTGCTAGGTAGGACTTTTCGGTCTCGTAGATCTTGTGCTCTTGACCGTCTTTGGTGAAGGAGCCGATGATTTGATCTTCGGACAGGTCTTCCTCATCCTCTTCATCACGGTCAAAGACGAAGGCCACTTTGTACTTCTTATCGATCTCCAAACCAGCATCGAAGGGGCGGTTGAAGCGTGACTTGAAGCC from Rubritalea squalenifaciens DSM 18772 harbors:
- a CDS encoding septal ring lytic transglycosylase RlpA family protein → MTIRILMLLFPLICVSCANSSLTSTSSDEELINGKYKVVKTETGKMSWYSVKTNYGTATASGEKFCNFKPTAAHKKLKMGTMVRVTNLKNGKSSILRINDRGPYKPGRIIDVAVGMSKNEKLAFYKDGVVPCKVEVLEEISEDNKDQEES